The following are encoded together in the Scytonema millei VB511283 genome:
- a CDS encoding CHASE2 domain-containing protein, translating into MGKLVVLKFGEGSFEQGFPVTLQIGEDGDRPAVELAGRLPPQPEISQLYRKWQSAYYSLGLRSRLEAAAVQITNVCVLEDCYNAAESLSRSLNNWLSSPSFLPLRDKFLEKLMPADAIRVILQTEDLLLQRLPWHRCDLFARYPQAEIALSTPAYEEIALKTTSSRTQIRILAILGSSAGIDIQADRNLLESLPGADVKFLVEPSRQELDRQLWSTQGWDILFFAGHSASQTTASQNEVTGRIYLNQTESLTIADLKHALQTAVENGLSVAIFNSCDGLGLARDLASLHIPQVVFMREPVPDRVAQEFLKSFLQAFAGGKSLYLSVREARERLQGWESEYPAASWLPVIYQNLAEIPPTWQQWMQRLRPPRQRLSLRRVFFTSTIVTAAVVGMRLLGLFQPIELQAFDQLMRLRPIEKADPRLLIVTVTEEDLQLPEQKHRKGSLSDLALEKLLQKLEQLHPQVIGLDIYRDFPVEKLPSLKSRLQNSDRLFAICKVSDPEFDPRGVQPPPEVAPERIGFSDVIADPDDNIVRRHLLNFEPPLTSRCSANTALSFQLAHQYLAAKGMETRFTPSGNLQLGNVVFPRLQPFHTGGYQRIDTKGYQLLLNYRPFDSVDDIAVAVTLGDLLSDRIPPNLARTLNNRIVLIGLAAPSTGDAWSTPYSIGRQGLQKQIPGIYLQAQMVSQLLSAVLDGRTPLWVLPLWGEITWIWAWSLVGGVVVWCWRSPVRLGLSVCLTIAALYGSSWILLLQGGWLPLVPAALALVVTGGRIAVVKRSLPDSSNLPLKPTLKID; encoded by the coding sequence GTGGGTAAGTTAGTTGTCCTGAAGTTTGGCGAAGGTAGCTTTGAGCAGGGATTTCCTGTGACGCTACAAATTGGCGAGGATGGCGATCGCCCCGCTGTAGAACTTGCTGGCAGATTACCACCCCAGCCGGAAATTTCACAACTCTATAGAAAATGGCAATCGGCTTACTACAGCTTGGGTTTGCGATCGCGTCTGGAAGCCGCTGCCGTCCAAATCACGAATGTTTGTGTCTTAGAAGACTGTTACAATGCCGCAGAATCCCTCAGTCGCAGTTTAAACAATTGGCTTTCTTCCCCATCATTTCTCCCTTTGAGAGATAAGTTTTTAGAAAAATTAATGCCTGCGGATGCAATTCGCGTCATTTTGCAAACTGAAGATTTACTACTACAGCGGCTACCCTGGCATCGCTGCGATCTATTCGCTCGCTATCCTCAAGCAGAAATTGCCCTGAGTACCCCCGCTTACGAAGAAATTGCGCTGAAAACGACATCCTCTCGCACTCAAATCAGAATTTTAGCGATTTTAGGTAGTAGTGCCGGAATTGACATTCAAGCAGACCGTAATCTGCTCGAAAGCTTGCCAGGAGCAGATGTCAAGTTTTTGGTCGAGCCGTCACGTCAAGAGTTAGACCGTCAGTTATGGTCTACCCAAGGATGGGATATTTTATTTTTTGCCGGACATAGTGCCAGTCAAACAACTGCCTCTCAGAATGAAGTGACAGGCAGAATTTATTTAAATCAAACCGAAAGTTTAACTATTGCCGATCTCAAACACGCTTTACAAACTGCGGTAGAAAATGGTTTGAGCGTAGCCATTTTTAACTCTTGCGATGGCTTGGGATTGGCGCGGGACTTGGCAAGTCTGCACATTCCCCAAGTAGTATTCATGCGCGAACCCGTACCGGATCGCGTGGCGCAAGAATTTTTGAAGAGTTTTCTCCAGGCTTTTGCTGGGGGAAAGTCTCTCTATTTGTCGGTACGAGAGGCAAGGGAAAGACTCCAGGGATGGGAAAGCGAATATCCTGCTGCTAGCTGGCTACCAGTCATTTATCAAAATCTTGCCGAAATTCCTCCGACTTGGCAACAGTGGATGCAACGTCTACGTCCACCACGACAACGGCTTTCTCTGCGGCGCGTCTTCTTCACCAGCACCATTGTCACGGCGGCGGTGGTAGGAATGCGGTTATTGGGTTTATTCCAACCTATAGAATTGCAAGCTTTCGACCAATTGATGCGGCTGCGTCCTATAGAAAAAGCCGATCCGCGTCTGTTAATTGTGACGGTGACTGAGGAAGATTTGCAGCTGCCAGAACAGAAACACAGAAAAGGATCTCTATCAGATTTGGCACTGGAAAAACTGTTGCAAAAACTAGAACAATTACACCCGCAAGTGATCGGTTTGGATATCTATCGCGATTTTCCAGTCGAGAAATTACCGAGTCTGAAGTCAAGGCTGCAAAATAGCGATCGCCTTTTTGCTATCTGTAAAGTCAGCGATCCAGAATTCGATCCGCGTGGCGTTCAACCCCCGCCAGAAGTCGCGCCAGAACGGATAGGTTTTAGCGATGTCATTGCCGATCCAGATGACAATATCGTGCGCCGCCATTTGCTCAATTTCGAGCCGCCACTGACATCCCGTTGTAGTGCTAATACCGCGCTCAGTTTTCAACTCGCCCATCAATATTTGGCAGCGAAAGGGATGGAAACTCGATTCACGCCTAGTGGTAACTTACAACTCGGTAACGTGGTTTTTCCGCGCTTGCAACCTTTCCACACGGGCGGCTATCAACGAATCGACACCAAAGGCTATCAACTGTTGCTCAATTACCGTCCCTTCGACTCTGTAGATGATATTGCCGTAGCAGTGACGCTAGGAGATCTACTGAGCGATCGCATTCCGCCCAATCTTGCCCGTACCCTCAACAACCGGATTGTACTGATCGGTCTAGCGGCTCCTAGTACTGGTGATGCGTGGTCTACTCCCTACAGCATCGGTAGACAGGGGCTACAAAAACAAATTCCGGGTATTTATTTACAAGCTCAGATGGTGAGTCAACTCCTCAGTGCTGTTTTGGACGGACGAACACCACTGTGGGTTTTGCCTCTCTGGGGCGAAATTACCTGGATTTGGGCTTGGTCGTTGGTGGGAGGAGTTGTTGTTTGGTGCTGGCGTTCTCCCGTGCGATTGGGACTGAGTGTTTGCTTGACAATTGCAGCTCTTTATGGATCGAGTTGGATATTACTACTTCAAGGTGGCTGGCTGCCTTTAGTCCCTGCGGCTTTGGCTTTAGTCGTGACGGGAGGCAGAATTGCGGTCGTTAAGCGTTCTTTGCCCGATAGCAGCAATCTACCGCTGAAACCTACACTAAAGATAGATTGA
- a CDS encoding DUF928 domain-containing protein — MHKLAATAAIAFTLLVPTAAIATHNNSQNNTHQQVSAQPRYTPPPFPASGTPTGRTRGAAGRGRDCGFKLPLTALAPAVERTVGTGKATYVWGQTIAEYPTFWFYIPAASPSLRSVEFVLQDDLDNDVYRSAVELPAKPGIIGVRLPSTQPPLTLDRNYHWFLKTEIAASCDRQDSTIAIKDSVEGWVQRVSPTATMRSQLKTATPEQKLDLYAQQGLWYDAIATIAEQRLQQPDNASLKANWNRLLQSANLSDVSSQPLLP; from the coding sequence ATGCACAAGCTTGCAGCCACAGCAGCGATCGCCTTCACACTGCTCGTACCCACAGCAGCGATCGCTACCCACAATAACAGTCAAAATAACACTCACCAGCAAGTCAGCGCTCAACCCCGTTACACGCCGCCGCCCTTTCCCGCCTCCGGTACTCCCACCGGACGAACTAGAGGCGCAGCCGGACGAGGAAGAGACTGCGGCTTCAAGTTGCCGCTAACGGCGCTAGCACCTGCCGTAGAAAGGACTGTAGGCACGGGTAAAGCAACCTATGTTTGGGGACAGACGATCGCCGAATATCCCACTTTCTGGTTTTACATTCCCGCTGCCAGCCCTTCACTCCGTTCTGTAGAATTTGTCCTGCAAGACGATCTCGATAACGATGTCTATCGTTCTGCTGTCGAACTGCCAGCCAAACCAGGAATCATCGGCGTGCGTTTACCATCTACCCAACCACCACTCACACTGGATCGGAACTATCACTGGTTTTTGAAAACAGAAATAGCAGCCAGTTGCGATCGCCAAGATTCCACTATTGCGATTAAAGATTCGGTTGAAGGATGGGTACAGCGCGTATCGCCAACTGCCACGATGCGATCGCAACTCAAAACAGCCACACCCGAACAAAAACTCGATCTCTACGCTCAACAAGGTTTATGGTACGACGCGATCGCCACCATAGCCGAACAGCGATTACAACAGCCGGACAATGCCTCTCTCAAAGCAAATTGGAACAGGCTTTTACAATCTGCCAATTTGAGCGATGTGTCATCTCAGCCACTTTTGCCATGA
- a CDS encoding PhzF family phenazine biosynthesis protein, producing MGQEIFQVDAFTNKPFAGNPAGVCVLPQPRDDGWMQNVAQEMNLSETAFLLRQDDGSYNLRWFTPATEVPLCGHATLASAHVLWKQGYLQPEETARFHTLSGLLTAKQAGEWIELDFPMQVPAESEIPTKLIQALGTKPKYVGETHRNYLVELDSEEIVSNLQPDFSLLKTLPVQGVIVTSKGTNSEYDFVSRYFAPNVGIDEDPVTGSAHCCLAPYWRDRLGKDNFLAYQASARGGVIKVSCQGDRVLLEGQAVLVLRGELLDG from the coding sequence ATGGGACAAGAAATTTTTCAGGTCGATGCTTTTACAAATAAACCTTTTGCAGGTAATCCTGCTGGTGTTTGCGTTCTGCCGCAACCGAGAGATGACGGTTGGATGCAAAATGTCGCTCAGGAGATGAATTTATCGGAGACGGCTTTTTTACTCCGGCAAGACGATGGTAGCTACAATTTGCGGTGGTTTACCCCTGCTACAGAAGTTCCTCTCTGCGGTCATGCTACCCTAGCTAGCGCTCATGTACTGTGGAAACAGGGTTATTTACAACCAGAGGAAACAGCTCGGTTTCACACTCTCAGTGGCTTGCTGACGGCAAAACAGGCAGGAGAATGGATCGAATTAGACTTCCCCATGCAAGTTCCTGCTGAATCGGAAATACCTACCAAGCTGATTCAAGCTTTGGGAACCAAACCAAAATATGTAGGCGAGACGCATAGAAATTATTTGGTAGAGTTAGATTCAGAGGAGATTGTCAGCAATCTTCAGCCAGATTTTAGTTTACTGAAAACCTTACCCGTGCAAGGTGTAATCGTCACCAGCAAAGGGACAAACTCAGAGTATGATTTTGTCTCTCGCTACTTTGCCCCTAATGTCGGCATTGATGAAGATCCGGTGACGGGTTCGGCGCACTGCTGTCTTGCACCCTACTGGCGCGATCGCTTGGGGAAAGATAATTTTCTCGCCTATCAAGCTTCTGCTAGGGGTGGAGTTATTAAAGTTAGTTGTCAAGGCGATCGCGTTTTATTAGAAGGACAAGCTGTTCTCGTTTTACGCGGTGAATTGCTTGATGGCTGA
- the hypA gene encoding hydrogenase maturation nickel metallochaperone HypA, producing MHEVGMMQNVLATAVERAKHEGASHIRLLQMRVGEASGVVPESLRLAFDVVKKETIAEDARLQVESVPVVCYCTNCTTEFHPTDLLYECPECHQPYCEVRQGKEFELAFLEVS from the coding sequence ATGCATGAAGTTGGAATGATGCAAAACGTTCTCGCAACTGCTGTAGAACGTGCAAAACATGAAGGCGCGAGCCATATTCGCCTGTTACAAATGCGAGTCGGTGAGGCATCTGGGGTAGTACCAGAGTCTTTACGACTGGCGTTTGATGTAGTGAAAAAGGAGACAATAGCTGAAGATGCCAGACTTCAGGTGGAGTCCGTACCAGTCGTTTGTTACTGCACCAATTGCACTACTGAATTTCATCCCACCGATTTACTCTACGAATGTCCCGAATGCCATCAACCGTATTGTGAGGTACGACAGGGTAAAGAGTTTGAACTGGCATTTTTAGAAGTTTCCTAG
- a CDS encoding hydrogenase maturation protease, which yields MSENSKTVLVIGYGNDLRSDDAVGQKVAHAIASEKLPHVTSLCVHQLTPELASFLATAELAIFIDACFASVCDVRVQPLAPTNSTAIGGHTGDPRSLLALTQALYNRVPNAWWVTIPGTNFELGDRLSPIAERGMQVALEQIYHLMKLGKVELCMKLE from the coding sequence ATGAGCGAGAACTCAAAAACTGTCTTGGTCATTGGCTACGGTAATGACTTACGTAGCGATGATGCTGTGGGGCAAAAAGTAGCTCATGCGATCGCATCTGAGAAATTACCGCATGTCACATCGCTCTGCGTCCATCAACTCACACCCGAACTAGCATCATTTCTAGCAACAGCCGAGCTAGCAATTTTTATCGATGCCTGTTTTGCAAGTGTCTGCGACGTGCGAGTACAACCGCTCGCACCTACCAATTCTACTGCGATCGGCGGACATACAGGCGATCCGCGATCGCTACTAGCCCTGACGCAAGCGCTTTACAATCGAGTTCCGAATGCTTGGTGGGTAACGATACCAGGAACGAATTTTGAATTAGGCGATCGCCTTTCACCCATTGCTGAACGAGGTATGCAGGTAGCGCTGGAACAAATTTACCATTTGATGAAATTAGGCAAGGTAGAACTATGCATGAAGTTGGAATGA